From one Sardina pilchardus chromosome 6, fSarPil1.1, whole genome shotgun sequence genomic stretch:
- the LOC134083446 gene encoding ubiquitin thioesterase otulin-like — MEGQHPDSGLHLKSVPTDASARGSAAASTARDMVFGPSTKSKSVPLPKLLAELAALQRVVVSSNSSAHRGLAGNLQDERPGSAGRWSPVSDGSEAWLTCDEDLYYSEDEIEEELARQSPMEMPVPEQDRCSFGPPVAILTHCEKEWKGQTTESTVIRKGYAVLSQDFGFFRRGREDHYCALRASLYQTLVSSAQLPDWLQRESFLLIPEKLQSRYGLIEGWSFPDVCKQTSGIKDDVDLLRHYLSLLQKWWRAAAASPGLEGRRRVCDQLFQGGEDEFGVMEALKLLMLTCAVELHDIMQRGRDVPIFCWLLFSRYTSSCPRTFLANHLSRVGFSGGMEQVEMCLLGYTLHRTIKVYRLYMANMKDFIVTHYPDNHIQDWPSVCLVTEDGRHYDVAVGDPVCLREDFSGGPH, encoded by the exons ATGGAGGGACAGCATCCCGACAGTGGCCTTCATCTCAAATCTGTTCCCACTGATGCTTCTGCAAG aggctctgctgcagccTCTACCGCCCGAGACATGGTGTTTGGCCCGAGCACCAAGTCTAAGAGTGTACCCCTTCCCAAGTTGCTCGCTGAGCTTGCGGCACTTCAGAGGGTTGTTGTGAGCTCCAATAGTTCCGCTCACAGAGGGCTGGCTGGGAATCTCCAGGATGAGAGACCTGGAAGTGCTGGCAGGTGGAGCCCGGTGTCAGATGGGAGTGAGGCCTGGCTTACTTG tgACGAAGACCTCTACTACAGCGAGGACGagattgaggaggagctggcgagGCAAAGCCCCATGGAGATGCCTG TTCCAGAACAGGACCGATGCAGCTTTGGGCCACCCGTTGCCATTTTAACTCACTGCGAGAAGGAATGGAAAGGGCAGACCACCGAAAGCACGGTCATTAGAAAA GGCTACGCTGTGCTCTCCCAGGACTTTGGATTCTTCCGCCGGGGAAGGGAAGACCACTACTGTGCCCTGAGAGCCTCCCTGTACCAGACGCTGGTGAGCTCTGCCCAGCTTCCCGACTGGCTGCAGCGGGAGAGTTTCTTATTG ATCCCCGAAAAGCTTCAGTCTCGCTACGGTCTGATTGAAGGCTGGTCGTTTCCCGACGTGTGCAAGCAGACGAGCGGGATCAAAGACGACGTGGATCTTTTGAGACACTACCTGAGCCTTCTCCAGAAATGG TGGcgtgcagcagcagcctctcctGGGCTCGAGGGACGCAGACGTGTGTGCGATCAGCTCTTCCAGGGCGGAGAGGACGAGTTTGGTGTCATGGAGGCGCTCAAGCTCCTGATGCTAACATGCGCCGTGGAATTGCACGACATcatgcagagaggcagagacgtgCCAATATTCTGCTGGCTGCTATTCTCCCGCTACACCTCCTCGTGCCCGCGCACGTTCCTGGCCAACCACCTGAGCCGGGTTGGCTTCAGTGGAGGCATGGAGCAG GTGGAGATGTGTCTCCTGGGTTACACACTGCACCGCACCATCAAGGTGTACCGCCTCTACATGGCCAACATGAAGGActtcattgtcactcattaccCGGACAATCACATTCAGGActggccctctgtctgcctggtAACCGAGGATGGCCGCCATTACGACGTGGCTGTTGGCGATCCCGTCTGTCTTCGGGAGGACTTTTCTGGTGGACCTCACTGA
- the LOC134083448 gene encoding serine/threonine-protein kinase pim-1-like, translating into MPAKRRRGAKGVVGRGPNRTDVLPSTSGNSTEPTAAASTSQSTQRGPMRPERTCRQQQTQGNMAPPAAVPDKSKRKRDYSNVGSAQETSRENLGAVDPSVLKRTRAEPRTTKRPRRTNAPPNDEASFIRKYTMGDLLGKGGCGCVCEGIRNSDGLQVAIKLIPKENAGGYITMPDTGEQLPLEVALMTIVSRPPECPNILKLVEWFALPTMFILILERPMPCMDLYEYCETLGGRLTESQGKHIIRQVVLALKHCRDRSVLHRDVKQENILVNTDDVTVKLIDFGCGELLKEGPYNAFAGTEAFSPPEWWLHNSYQGRPATVWSLGVLLYVLLCGELPFVDDVEIVTRRLRCRRGLSSECRNLIHWCLKKDPSKRPVLEEILQHKWLSAD; encoded by the exons ATGCCGGCTAAGCGTAGACGTGGAG CTAAGGGCGTGGTGGGAAGGGGCCCCAATAGGACAGATGTCCTTCCTTCCACTTCAGGCAACTCCACGGAGCCCACTGCTGCAGCCTCCACCTCTCAGTCCACCCAGCGTGGACCCATGAGGCCAGAGAGAACTTGCAGGCAGCAGCAAACCCAGGGCAACATGGCTCCACCAGCTGCAGTCCCTGAcaaaagcaagagaaagagggactaCAGCAATGTGGGGTCAGCCCAGGAGACCTCTAGGGAGAACCTCGGTGCGGTGGACCCATCAGTGCTGAAAAGGACACGTGCTGAGCCCCGCACTACAAAGAGGCCGAGGAGGACCAACGCACCACCCAATGATGAAG CATCCTTTATCCGCAAATACACCATGGGAGACCTGCTTGGTAAAGGagggtgtggatgtgtttgtgaaggAATCAGAAATTCTGACGGATTACAA GTTGCCATCAAGCTCATCCCCAAGGAGAATGCAGGGGGTTATATAACTATG CCTGACACCGGTGAACAGCTCCCTCTGGAGGTGGCCCTCATGACCATAGTGTCCAGGCCACCAGAGTGCCCTAACATCCTCAAGCTCGTGGAATGGTTTGCGTTGCCCACCATGTTCATTCTCATCCTGGAGCGCCCCATGCCCTGCATGGATTTATACGAGTACTGCGAGACTTTGGGAGGTCGGCTCACTGAAAGCCAGGGGAAGCACATCATCCGCCAGGTGGTCCTTGCTTTGAAACACTGCCGTGACCGCAGCGTTTTACACCGTGACGTAAAGCAAGAAAACATCCTGGTCAACACCGATGATGTGACGGTCAAGCTCATTGACTTTGGCTGTGGGGAGCTGTTGAAAGAGGGCCCCTACAACGCCTTTGCTG GCACGGAGGCGTTTAGCCCACCCGAGTGGTGGCTGCATAACAGCTACCAGGGCCGTCCGGCCACCGTCTGGTCCCTGGGTGTGCTGCTCTATGTCCTCCTCTGTGGGGAGCTGCCATTTGTGGACGACGTTGAGATCGTCACCAGACGACTGCGTTGCAGGAGGGGTCTATCCAGTG AATGCCGTAATCTTATTCACTGGTGCTTGAAGAAAGACCCATCCAAACGGCCAGTCCTGGAGGAAATTCTCCAGCACAAGTGGCTCTCAGCCGACTAG
- the LOC134083180 gene encoding serine/threonine-protein kinase Nek11-like gives MMATALDMPRFKERAAQPPTNALNSESVDPDHTTLIAKRYLINRKLGRGSFGTIYLVQDTKAAAGDRLKVLKEIPVGGLKPNETVQANQEAQLLSQLHHPAILKFYTSFLERDSFCIITEYCEDRDLDCKLEELRAAGSWLHEAQVTEWLIQLLLGVHYMHQRRILHRDLKAKNIFLKKNIVKIGDFGVSCLLMGSCDLATTFTGTPYYMSPEALSHQGYDAKSDIWSLGCVLYEMCCLAHAFEGHNFLSVVMKIVEGETPCLPERYSTELNTLLQRMLVKDPVSRTSAAEALRSTYIEENMQAIKHKFSSMTLQDRTSGGDQDAAQILKAMQRKVHLQTLQQRAEVQKMTPRERMRLRKLQAADEKARKLKQLAEEKYQENCLRMRELRCRHFQTVTVDVLTDTTKESDISLHRPAPLLDRHSAGPAGSLGDGIAAQLCRPNPMESGGNQTARLIGGDKVMRVENSAEIPEDPLTAEAYYYEDGFESCSEEGEDEMEEEEEEEDEEDMKDEDESNVESEAYDAFSHTYGQDGDLEAMVWHMENVLDSEPTGAGAEEIQPSPRGPGHINTTMARSRIQRMREAVTQKLGEDVFQRVYNYLREARRRRESELDVREALSRMVERPSDCFEVDQLLYYEEQLQEAQGGS, from the exons ATGATG GCTACAGCTTTGGACATGCCGAGATTCAAAGAGAGGGCAGCTCAACCACCCACAAACGCACTGAACTCTGAGTCGGTGGACCCTGACCACACTACGCTAATTGCTAAGAGATATCTCATCAATCGGAAACTGGGAAGGGGAAGCTTTGGTACCATCTATCTGGTTCAGGACACCAAGGCTGCAGCTGGTGATAGACT TAAAGTTTTGAAGGAAATCCCAGTAGGTGGCCTAAAACCCAATGAGACGGTCCAGGCCAATCAGGAGGCCCAGCTTCTGTCACAGCTGCATCACCCCGCCATTTTGAAGTTCTACACCAGCTTCCTGGAGAGGGACAGCTTCTGCATCATCACCGAGTACTGTGAG GACCGTGACCTGGACTGTAagctggaggagctgagagCTGCGGGGAGCTGGCTCCATGAGGCACAGGTCACCGAGTGGCTCATTCAGCTGCTGCTCGGGGTCCACTACATGCACCAGAG gCGGATCCTTCATCGGGACCTGAAAGCCAAAAACATTTTTCTGAAGAAAAACATTGTTAAAATAG GTGACTTTGGAGTGTCCTGCCTGCTCATGGGCTCGTGTGACCTGGCCACCACCTTCACAGGCACCCCGTACTACATGAGCCCCGAGGCCCTCAGCCACCAGGGCTACGACGCCAAGTCTGATATCTG GTCTCTGGGATGTGTGCTGTACGAGATGTGCTGTCTGGCGCACGCCTTTGAGGGACACAACTTCCTCTCTGTTGTCATGAAGATAGTTGAGGGTGAGACCCCATGTCTGCCTGAGAGATACTCCACTGAGCTCAACACCTTGCTGCAGAG GATGTTGGTGAAGGACCCAGTGTCCAGAACATCTGCTGCAGAGGCACTCAGAAGCACGTACATTGAAGAGAACATGCAG GCCATAAAGCACAAGTTCTCCAGCATGACTCTGCAGGACAGAACATCAGGTGGGGACCAAGATGCCGCTCAGATACTGAAAGCCAT gcagAGGAAGGTGCACCTCCAGACGCTGCAGCAGAGGGCCGAGGTGCAGAAGATGACCCCCAGAGAGCGCATGCGGCTCCGCAAGCTGCAGGCCGCAGATGAGAAAGCCAGGAAGCTGAA GCAGCTGGCCGAGGAGAAGTACCAGGAGAACTGTCTGCGCATGCGGGAGCTCCGGTGCAGACATTTTCAGACAGTCACTGTGGATGTGCTCACC GACACCACCAAGGAGAGTGACATTAGTCTGCACCGGCCAGCGCCACTGCTGGATAGACATTCAGCAGGCCCTGCAGGGTCATTGGGAGATGGGATTGCAGCACAGCTGTGCAGGCCTAACCCGATGGAGAGTGGTGGGAATCAGACAGCTCGTCTCATCGGGGGGGATAAAGTGATGCGCGTGGAGAACAGTGCTG AGATCCCAGAGGACCCTCTGACAGCGGAGGCGTATTACTATGAAGATGGCTTTGAGTCGTGTTCTGAGGAAGGGGAggatgagatggaggaggaggaggaggaggaggatgaggaagatatGAAGGATGAAGATGAAAGCAACGTGGAGAGTGAGGCCTATGACGCGTTTTCTCACACCTATGGACAG GACGGTGACCTTGAGGCCATGGTGTGGCATATGGAGAATGTCCTCGACAGTGAGCCTACTG GAGCTGGGGCAGAAGAGATCCAGCCGAGTCCACGGGGCCCCGGccacatcaacaccaccatGGCACGGAGCAGGATCCAGCGCATGCGGGA GGCAGTGACCCAGAAGCTTGGGGAGGACGTCTTCCAGAGGGTGTACAACTATCTGAGGgaggccaggaggaggagggagagtgagctGGATGTCCGAGAGGCTCTGAGCAGAATGGTGGAGAGACCCAGTGACTGCTTCGAGGTCGACCAGCTGCTGTACTACGAGGAGCAGCTCCAGGAGGCCCAGGGTGGCAGCTAG